Proteins from one Deltaproteobacteria bacterium genomic window:
- a CDS encoding SDR family NAD(P)-dependent oxidoreductase, with product MKLSGKRVLVTGACGFIGSHLVERLLKEGSEVRAFVCYNSFNSWGWLDRITSEALKSVEVVTGDIRDPHGIRKAVEGSKAVFHLAALIGIPYSYRSPESYMDTNIKGTLNVLQAARDLSVERVVVTSTSEVYGTARYAPMDEEHPRQAQSPYAATKIAADSLAESFVKSFGQDVLIARPFNTYGPRQSARAIIPTIITQLLSGNRELKLGALHPTRDFVYVKDTVEGFVRIAKSEAKPGTDINIATGQEISVRALAETIAEITGRGAEILRDDHRVRASGSEVERLCGSVERLKKLTGWSPARPLKEGLRETVEWFSATENMDGYKHGIYNI from the coding sequence ATGAAACTTTCAGGCAAGAGGGTCCTTGTGACAGGGGCGTGCGGCTTTATCGGTAGCCATTTGGTCGAAAGACTCCTAAAAGAAGGCTCGGAGGTGCGGGCGTTCGTCTGCTATAACTCTTTTAATTCCTGGGGCTGGCTCGATCGCATCACTTCCGAGGCGCTGAAGTCAGTCGAGGTCGTTACCGGCGATATAAGGGACCCGCACGGCATAAGAAAGGCTGTCGAGGGCTCGAAGGCGGTCTTTCACCTTGCGGCTCTCATCGGCATACCCTACAGCTACCGCTCACCTGAGAGCTACATGGACACTAATATAAAAGGGACTCTCAACGTGCTGCAGGCCGCAAGGGATCTTTCCGTAGAAAGGGTCGTCGTCACTTCCACATCCGAGGTCTACGGCACGGCCAGATACGCGCCCATGGACGAGGAGCACCCCAGGCAGGCGCAATCCCCATACGCGGCGACGAAGATAGCCGCGGACTCCCTTGCCGAGTCGTTCGTAAAGAGCTTTGGCCAGGACGTGCTCATAGCAAGGCCATTCAATACCTACGGGCCGAGGCAGTCCGCGCGCGCGATAATCCCGACCATAATAACCCAGCTACTCTCAGGGAATAGGGAGTTGAAGCTAGGCGCGCTCCACCCTACCAGGGATTTCGTATACGTCAAGGACACGGTCGAGGGCTTCGTGAGGATAGCGAAATCAGAGGCGAAGCCCGGGACGGATATCAACATCGCGACAGGGCAGGAGATATCGGTTCGCGCGCTCGCGGAGACGATAGCCGAGATTACGGGCCGGGGCGCGGAGATTCTAAGGGATGACCACAGGGTTAGGGCCTCGGGGAGCGAGGTCGAAAGGCTCTGCGGGAGCGTTGAGAGGCTTAAAAAGCTTACTGGATGGTCCCCGGCTCGTCCCCTCAAGGAAGGGCTCAGGGAAACTGTCGAGTGGTTTAGCGCCACGGAGAACATGGATGGCTACAAGCACGGTATCTATAACATCTGA
- a CDS encoding LegC family aminotransferase, protein MATSTVSITSDAAPIRIALSEPEISGNEWKYVKECLDTGWVSSAGAFVTRFEKSVAAYTGAHEAVSTVNGTSALHVSMVALGVAPGDEVVVPAVTFVAPVNAVKYCGAEPVFMDCDPDTLCMNTAKLATFLKNECFRGKDGFTYNRTTKRRVKAVVPVHVFGHPARMDELVDACLGRDIEVIEDATESLGSEFMGKKTGTFGAAGCFSFNGNKVITTGGGGMVVTDDRALAVRLKHLTTQAKTDAFEYEHDEVGYNYRLTNMQAALGVAQLERLEEFVSNKRRNAESYRRLLMESAGLMWEKPWARSNFWHCTIRVGEKRRGPLIRRLTERGIQVRPLWKPVHLLPMYRGCQAYRIEHAEAAYRSCLNIPSGVALKSDEIEHVAAEINRALKGE, encoded by the coding sequence ATGGCTACAAGCACGGTATCTATAACATCTGATGCGGCACCCATCAGAATAGCCCTTTCAGAGCCCGAGATATCGGGTAATGAATGGAAGTATGTGAAAGAGTGCCTGGACACGGGCTGGGTCTCGTCAGCAGGCGCTTTCGTTACGCGCTTTGAGAAGAGCGTTGCCGCATATACGGGAGCCCATGAGGCCGTCTCTACCGTCAACGGCACATCGGCGCTCCATGTGAGCATGGTAGCGCTGGGGGTAGCGCCAGGTGACGAGGTCGTGGTCCCTGCCGTAACATTCGTCGCGCCAGTGAACGCTGTTAAATACTGCGGCGCAGAGCCCGTATTCATGGACTGCGACCCGGACACGCTCTGCATGAATACGGCAAAGCTCGCGACGTTCCTCAAAAATGAGTGCTTCAGGGGTAAGGACGGCTTCACTTATAACAGGACGACAAAAAGGCGTGTGAAGGCTGTCGTGCCGGTGCATGTCTTCGGCCACCCGGCAAGGATGGACGAGCTGGTGGATGCGTGCCTCGGAAGGGATATCGAGGTCATAGAGGACGCAACCGAGAGCCTGGGCTCGGAGTTCATGGGCAAGAAAACCGGCACATTCGGCGCGGCAGGGTGTTTCTCATTCAATGGAAATAAGGTTATTACAACGGGCGGCGGCGGAATGGTCGTAACGGACGATCGCGCGCTTGCCGTAAGGCTAAAGCACCTTACGACGCAGGCCAAGACGGACGCCTTCGAGTACGAGCACGACGAGGTCGGCTACAACTACCGGCTTACCAATATGCAGGCCGCGCTGGGGGTTGCCCAGTTGGAGCGCCTCGAAGAGTTCGTGTCTAACAAGAGGAGGAACGCCGAGTCCTACAGGAGGCTTCTCATGGAAAGTGCCGGGCTCATGTGGGAGAAGCCCTGGGCCAGGAGCAATTTCTGGCACTGCACAATTAGGGTCGGGGAGAAGAGGCGGGGGCCGCTTATCAGGCGTCTTACCGAAAGGGGCATACAGGTGAGGCCCCTCTGGAAGCCGGTCCACCTCCTTCCCATGTACAGGGGTTGCCAGGCATACAGGATAGAGCACGCGGAAGCGGCTTATAGGAGCTGCCTGAACATACCGAGTGGAGTAGCGCTGAAGAGTGATGAGATAGAGCACGTGGCAGCGGAGATAAACCGCGCGCTCAAGGGCGAATGA
- a CDS encoding cupin domain-containing protein, whose translation MAGYLTDIEKKSLENGYFREVLFTGPNSQLVVMALAPGEDIGMETHDDVDQFIRVEAGTGTAVLDGKKHKIQDGSAVVIPAGTEHNIVNDSSEPMKLYTVYSPPEHPHGTVHKNKAEAEAYEREKHKK comes from the coding sequence ATGGCAGGGTATCTGACCGATATCGAAAAGAAATCGCTTGAGAACGGGTATTTCCGCGAGGTCCTCTTTACGGGCCCGAACAGCCAGCTCGTTGTAATGGCGCTCGCGCCGGGCGAGGACATCGGCATGGAGACGCACGACGACGTGGACCAGTTCATAAGGGTCGAGGCCGGGACCGGAACTGCCGTGCTGGACGGCAAGAAGCACAAGATACAGGACGGCTCCGCGGTCGTCATCCCTGCGGGAACGGAGCACAATATAGTAAATGACTCCAGTGAACCGATGAAGCTCTATACGGTCTACTCGCCTCCCGAGCACCCGCATGGCACGGTCCACAAGAACAAGGCCGAGGCAGAGGCCTATGAGAGGGAGAAGCACAAGAAATAA
- a CDS encoding YgiQ family radical SAM protein: MFLPTTEKEARALGWERLDVILVTGDSYIDSPFIGVAVIGKVLVDAGYRVGVIGQPDPSGTDILRLGEPLLFWGVTGGCIDSMVANRTASGRRRMSDDYTPGGFNDRRPDRAAIIYSNLIRRHFKGTRPIVLGGIEASLRRIAQYDFWTDSIRRSVLFDAKADYVLYGMAERSAVELADRLKKGKDPSDIRGLCHISKIAPEGAIELPSYEECVSNKNAFTRAFRLFYANNDPATALPLAQRHGDRYLVQNPPSEYLTGGELDRVYALGYERDLHPFHRKDGEVKALETIRFSISTHRGCYGECGFCAIAVHEGRRVRSRSRASIIAEAEEMARHPLFKGRIHDVGGPSANMYGSGCSRMEKDGCCPKKSCISPKVCPLLKQGHEEQISLLRALRSVKGVKKVVVASGIRHDMVLADRKDGESYLKELVTHHVSGQMKIAPEHTEDGVLRMMGKPGCDKGALLRFKELFYRFTREAGLKQFLSYYLMAAHPGCSREDMKRLRAFAVKELGGIPEQVQVFTPTPSTYSTLMYWTGRDPFTGAPCYIERTSKGREEQKAILFGQGAGKDAAKKGNSGPKGSGPKSGR; the protein is encoded by the coding sequence ATGTTTCTCCCGACTACGGAAAAAGAAGCCAGGGCGCTCGGCTGGGAGCGCCTGGACGTTATACTCGTGACCGGCGACAGCTACATCGACTCGCCCTTCATAGGGGTCGCTGTCATCGGGAAGGTGCTCGTGGACGCGGGCTACAGGGTCGGGGTCATCGGCCAGCCGGACCCCTCCGGCACGGATATCCTGCGCCTCGGCGAGCCGCTCCTTTTCTGGGGCGTGACCGGCGGCTGCATAGATTCGATGGTCGCGAACCGCACTGCCTCCGGCCGCCGCCGCATGAGCGACGACTACACCCCGGGGGGCTTCAATGACAGAAGGCCGGACCGGGCCGCGATCATCTATTCCAACCTCATAAGAAGGCATTTCAAGGGGACCCGCCCCATAGTCCTCGGCGGCATAGAGGCGAGCCTCAGACGCATCGCCCAATACGACTTCTGGACGGACTCTATAAGGCGATCCGTCCTCTTCGACGCAAAGGCCGACTACGTCCTCTACGGCATGGCGGAGCGTTCGGCGGTCGAACTCGCCGACCGCCTTAAAAAAGGGAAGGACCCTTCCGATATACGCGGGCTCTGCCATATCTCCAAAATAGCTCCCGAAGGCGCGATAGAGCTCCCTTCCTATGAGGAATGTGTCTCAAACAAGAACGCCTTCACCAGGGCCTTCCGTCTCTTCTACGCAAATAACGACCCGGCGACCGCCCTGCCGCTCGCACAAAGGCACGGAGACCGCTATCTCGTCCAGAATCCTCCGTCGGAATATCTGACCGGAGGGGAGCTTGACCGCGTATACGCCCTCGGGTACGAACGGGACCTTCATCCATTTCACAGGAAGGACGGCGAGGTAAAGGCCCTTGAGACGATACGCTTCTCCATCTCCACTCACAGGGGCTGCTACGGCGAGTGCGGCTTTTGCGCCATAGCCGTCCACGAGGGCAGGCGCGTAAGGAGCAGGAGCCGCGCCTCCATCATTGCTGAGGCGGAGGAGATGGCGAGGCACCCCCTTTTCAAGGGCAGGATACACGACGTGGGCGGGCCCTCGGCCAACATGTACGGTAGCGGCTGCTCGAGGATGGAAAAAGATGGCTGCTGCCCGAAAAAGAGCTGCATCTCACCGAAGGTCTGCCCGCTACTTAAACAGGGGCACGAAGAGCAGATTTCGCTCTTGAGGGCCCTCCGTTCAGTCAAGGGGGTAAAGAAGGTGGTAGTCGCCTCGGGCATCCGCCACGATATGGTGCTTGCGGACAGGAAAGACGGGGAGAGTTACCTTAAGGAGCTCGTCACACACCATGTCTCAGGCCAGATGAAGATAGCGCCGGAGCACACGGAAGACGGCGTGCTCCGCATGATGGGGAAGCCCGGCTGCGACAAGGGCGCGCTTCTAAGGTTCAAGGAGCTCTTTTACAGGTTTACAAGGGAGGCGGGGCTCAAGCAGTTCCTTTCATACTACCTGATGGCAGCCCACCCCGGCTGCTCTCGCGAGGACATGAAAAGACTCCGCGCATTCGCGGTAAAGGAGCTCGGAGGGATCCCTGAGCAGGTACAGGTCTTTACGCCCACCCCATCGACCTATTCGACCCTCATGTACTGGACCGGGCGCGACCCGTTCACCGGGGCCCCCTGCTACATCGAGAGGACCAGCAAAGGCAGGGAGGAGCAGAAGGCCATTCTCTTTGGCCAGGGCGCCGGAAAGGATGCCGCCAAAAAAGGGAACTCAGGCCCAAAAGGAAGCGGCCCCAAAAGTGGCCGCTGA
- a CDS encoding SLBB domain-containing protein, whose amino-acid sequence MRLAVFFLSVLLFFVSEVFAEDICAERGEAGAALTAEGVEAFRTDPEYIELSPRDATKGRDLLKSKDMGSKPLPLKEEAFLSGEAGWPFPPGADRSEASSIKYKRECKGSAPPIPDEADREKKPSAKSLFERFLSSPEPLEVSTSLDPFGYELFKANQAVLLQDAPVASDYVIGPGDEMNVLIWGRMSGQYALTVSREGTVHIPDIGPVQVGGLTFAEMKKALSGRIRGAIGTEASITMGKFRSIQVFVLGEVKKPGAYVVNGMSTLTGALMLSGGPSSIGSLRNIELKRGGKAIASMDLYDLLLKGDNSMDRRLQSGDVIFVPPVGPLVGVAGNVKRPAVYELDRVFDLAGVMEVAGGAIPTAFTQRVQVERLDGNKKRTVIDINAEDRGAAGNFKLQDGDLVKVFAITEKDANAVFVRGKVKRPGKYELKDGMRLGDIIKSEGDVDEEAHLDYGLIKRLRPPEMNQELVPFSLASVFSGKDDPLLEPRDTVFVFSRWFFSERPRVALEGDVRCSSDFVLEARDSKEKAVDRLEREGKRTAPEQKRNETPGQKHDDQEGLKKDLKREGTDYRAEERPGREIVKPELETLARDAKESRQKDQDRLEEARYEDKRTRCELEYRDNLTVRDLVLLTGGLTPEASSGGFEVYRTDPETRAIESMERNLSKAMASDEEHNLRLRPDDRVVIHSIRETLPNRFVSIKGEVGKPGRYEYASNWTVRDLIFASGGVLDSAYLKEAELASGVVEEGRYEIRHRKIDLARALAGDSANNLPLSPNDSIHVKRIPEWRSEMYISLKGEVAFPGRYIIRKGEPMSSVIRRAGGFSDNAYLKGAVFSRESVRKLQQKNIDDAIDRFEQKILSQSADSAMSALGADEARQIQSAKEQKIALLQKLRAAKASGRISIRLEDLGSFEGSVYDIALEDGDELLVPSRSDQVQVMGAVFNQTAFVHEPDATVSSYIRKSGGITADADRKAIYILKVDGTAMSGSGSWGLRWDSDRRSWFSGGLMSERLDPGDTIVVPEKVDKIAWLKETKDLTQILYQIAVTAGVLTVMF is encoded by the coding sequence TTGAGATTAGCCGTATTTTTTTTATCCGTCCTGCTCTTTTTCGTCTCCGAGGTCTTTGCGGAAGACATTTGCGCCGAAAGAGGAGAGGCCGGAGCCGCGCTTACGGCTGAAGGGGTCGAGGCCTTCAGGACTGATCCCGAGTATATCGAATTAAGCCCCAGGGACGCTACAAAGGGAAGGGACCTCCTTAAATCAAAGGACATGGGGAGCAAGCCATTACCGCTGAAAGAAGAAGCTTTCCTTTCCGGCGAGGCGGGCTGGCCTTTTCCTCCTGGCGCGGACAGGAGTGAGGCCAGTTCCATAAAATACAAGAGGGAATGCAAGGGCAGCGCCCCCCCCATCCCTGATGAGGCCGACAGGGAGAAAAAGCCTTCCGCAAAGTCGCTCTTTGAAAGGTTCCTCTCAAGCCCTGAGCCCCTCGAGGTCTCAACCAGCCTCGACCCGTTCGGCTACGAGCTCTTCAAGGCGAACCAGGCGGTGCTTTTGCAGGACGCTCCGGTCGCCTCGGATTACGTGATCGGGCCCGGCGACGAGATGAACGTCCTCATCTGGGGCAGGATGAGCGGACAGTACGCGCTTACCGTGAGCCGGGAAGGAACGGTGCACATACCGGATATAGGGCCGGTCCAGGTCGGCGGCTTGACGTTCGCTGAGATGAAGAAGGCCCTTTCAGGCCGCATAAGGGGCGCGATAGGCACCGAGGCGAGCATCACGATGGGGAAGTTCAGGAGCATACAGGTCTTTGTCCTCGGCGAGGTGAAAAAGCCGGGGGCCTACGTAGTGAACGGCATGTCGACCCTTACCGGCGCGCTCATGCTCTCGGGCGGCCCCTCGTCCATTGGCTCTTTGAGGAATATCGAGCTTAAGCGCGGCGGAAAGGCTATAGCTTCCATGGACCTCTACGACCTCCTTTTGAAGGGCGACAACTCCATGGACAGAAGGCTCCAGAGCGGCGACGTCATATTCGTCCCTCCTGTCGGGCCGCTCGTGGGGGTGGCGGGGAACGTAAAAAGGCCCGCGGTCTACGAGCTGGACCGCGTCTTCGACCTTGCGGGAGTCATGGAGGTCGCGGGCGGGGCCATACCGACGGCGTTCACGCAGAGGGTGCAGGTTGAGAGGCTTGACGGGAATAAAAAAAGAACCGTTATCGATATAAACGCGGAAGACAGGGGCGCTGCGGGCAATTTCAAGCTCCAGGACGGCGACCTCGTAAAGGTCTTCGCGATAACGGAGAAGGACGCTAACGCGGTCTTCGTCCGCGGCAAGGTCAAAAGGCCGGGGAAATACGAGCTCAAGGACGGCATGAGACTCGGTGACATAATAAAAAGCGAGGGCGACGTCGATGAAGAGGCCCATCTCGATTACGGGCTCATAAAAAGGCTGAGGCCGCCGGAGATGAACCAGGAACTGGTCCCGTTCAGCCTCGCGTCGGTCTTTTCCGGAAAAGATGACCCCCTCCTTGAGCCCAGGGACACGGTATTTGTTTTCTCCAGGTGGTTCTTCTCCGAAAGGCCCAGGGTAGCGCTGGAAGGCGATGTAAGGTGCAGCTCTGATTTCGTGCTTGAAGCCAGGGATAGTAAGGAAAAAGCGGTGGATCGGCTGGAAAGGGAGGGAAAGCGGACTGCCCCTGAACAGAAGAGAAATGAAACACCCGGGCAGAAACATGATGATCAGGAAGGCTTGAAAAAGGATCTAAAGCGGGAAGGAACAGACTATAGAGCCGAAGAAAGACCCGGCCGGGAGATAGTCAAGCCTGAGCTGGAAACCCTGGCGCGTGATGCGAAAGAAAGTCGGCAGAAGGACCAGGACCGGTTGGAGGAGGCCCGATATGAGGATAAGCGGACCCGGTGCGAGCTCGAATACAGGGATAATCTCACAGTCAGGGACCTGGTCCTCCTTACCGGCGGTCTCACGCCGGAGGCTTCGTCGGGCGGGTTCGAAGTGTACAGGACGGACCCCGAGACGCGGGCAATCGAATCAATGGAGCGCAATCTCTCAAAGGCGATGGCGTCTGACGAGGAGCATAATTTGAGGCTCCGGCCGGACGACCGGGTCGTAATACATTCCATACGAGAGACCTTGCCAAATCGTTTCGTTTCGATCAAGGGGGAGGTCGGAAAGCCCGGCAGGTACGAGTACGCCTCGAACTGGACGGTAAGGGATCTGATTTTTGCCTCCGGCGGAGTCCTCGATTCAGCTTACCTCAAAGAGGCGGAGCTCGCCTCCGGTGTCGTAGAGGAGGGCAGGTATGAGATAAGGCACAGGAAAATAGACCTTGCCAGGGCCCTGGCCGGAGACTCCGCGAATAACCTGCCCCTCAGTCCCAACGACAGCATACATGTGAAGAGGATTCCGGAGTGGAGGAGCGAGATGTACATTTCGCTCAAGGGGGAGGTCGCCTTCCCCGGACGGTATATCATAAGGAAGGGAGAGCCGATGAGCTCGGTCATAAGGAGGGCGGGCGGCTTCTCGGATAACGCCTATCTCAAAGGCGCGGTCTTCAGCAGGGAGTCGGTCCGGAAGCTTCAGCAGAAGAACATAGACGACGCCATAGACAGGTTTGAGCAGAAGATACTGAGCCAGTCGGCCGATTCAGCGATGAGCGCGCTCGGCGCTGATGAGGCCCGGCAGATACAGAGCGCAAAGGAGCAGAAGATCGCGCTATTACAGAAGCTCAGGGCCGCAAAGGCGTCAGGCAGGATCAGCATAAGGCTCGAAGACCTCGGAAGTTTCGAGGGATCGGTCTACGACATCGCCCTGGAAGACGGTGACGAGCTCCTCGTGCCGTCCCGGTCCGACCAGGTCCAGGTGATGGGCGCAGTCTTTAACCAGACGGCGTTCGTGCACGAACCTGACGCGACAGTATCCTCCTATATCAGAAAATCAGGGGGCATAACCGCCGACGCGGACAGGAAGGCGATCTACATTCTCAAGGTGGACGGCACGGCCATGAGCGGCAGCGGGAGCTGGGGCTTAAGGTGGGACAGCGACAGAAGGAGCTGGTTTTCAGGGGGGCTCATGTCCGAGCGGCTCGACCCCGGGGACACGATAGTGGTCCCGGAAAAGGTAGACAAGATAGCGTGGCTCAAAGAGACGAAAGACCTCACCCAGATACTCTACCAGATAGCGGTTACCGCCGGGGTCCTCACTGTGATGTTTTGA
- the neuC gene encoding UDP-N-acetylglucosamine 2-epimerase, with protein MRRKVAVVTGTRAEYGLLYWIIKGIHEDSSLELSLIATGMHLSPEFGLTVKEIEMDRFPIAEKVEMLLSSDTEHSIAASMGIGVMGFAKAYERLRPDMVVLLGDRFEVLSAAAAAVPFRIPIAHIHGGESTESLIDEQIRHAVTKLSHLHFTSTEAYRKRVVQMGEDPERVVCSGAPGLDSIRRIKLSGRDEVDRTLGIPKGRGIGVLTYHPVTLDEDPSGGLREVLKAVSDFKGGLFWVITLPNADTGGRTISGELERFAERNPETARCFHSLGRVAYLSLLKSASVMLGNSSSGIIEAPSFGLPVVNVGGRQGGRIRAANVIDAAPESTEILKALKEAFSPDFRETLAGLENPYGNGDASGKIIEAIKEARIEKILKKRFRELTA; from the coding sequence TTGAGGCGGAAGGTCGCGGTCGTGACCGGCACGAGAGCCGAGTACGGACTCCTCTACTGGATAATAAAGGGCATACACGAGGACAGCTCCCTGGAACTGAGCCTCATAGCTACGGGCATGCACCTTTCACCTGAGTTCGGGCTTACGGTTAAGGAGATCGAGATGGACCGCTTCCCGATAGCCGAGAAAGTGGAAATGCTCCTAAGCTCCGATACCGAGCACTCGATAGCCGCATCTATGGGCATAGGAGTCATGGGCTTTGCAAAGGCATACGAAAGGCTCAGGCCCGATATGGTCGTCCTGTTGGGAGACAGGTTCGAGGTCCTCTCGGCCGCTGCCGCAGCGGTGCCCTTCAGGATACCCATTGCCCATATACACGGGGGCGAATCGACCGAGAGCCTTATAGATGAGCAGATACGCCATGCCGTTACGAAGCTGAGCCATCTGCATTTCACCTCGACCGAGGCTTACAGGAAAAGGGTCGTGCAGATGGGCGAGGACCCTGAGAGAGTAGTTTGCTCCGGCGCGCCCGGCCTCGATAGCATCCGGAGAATCAAATTATCGGGCCGGGACGAGGTCGATAGAACGCTCGGCATCCCGAAGGGCCGCGGAATCGGCGTACTCACATATCATCCGGTCACCCTCGACGAGGACCCGTCCGGCGGCCTTAGAGAGGTCCTGAAGGCCGTGTCGGATTTCAAAGGAGGCCTTTTCTGGGTGATAACGCTACCCAACGCGGATACAGGCGGACGCACAATCTCCGGAGAGCTTGAGAGGTTTGCGGAAAGAAACCCGGAAACGGCCAGGTGCTTCCATTCGCTCGGAAGGGTGGCGTACCTGTCGCTCCTTAAGTCCGCTTCCGTAATGCTCGGGAACTCGTCGAGCGGCATCATAGAGGCTCCCTCCTTCGGCCTGCCCGTGGTAAACGTCGGCGGCAGGCAGGGAGGGAGGATAAGGGCCGCAAATGTAATAGATGCGGCGCCTGAGTCCACGGAGATATTGAAGGCCCTCAAAGAAGCCTTTTCGCCGGATTTCAGGGAAACGCTTGCAGGCCTTGAAAACCCGTACGGCAACGGGGACGCGAGCGGCAAGATTATAGAGGCCATCAAAGAGGCGCGGATCGAAAAAATCCTGAAAAAGAGGTTCAGGGAGCTAACCGCGTGA
- a CDS encoding acetyltransferase: MKERLVLIGGGGHARVLMELISSSDAFEVEAVLDPNLAPGTLVLDVKVAGGDELIPGLFSCGIRNACVAVGSVKDNSRRASIFKMLKGAGFSLPRLIHPRAIISGSAAINEGAQVMAAATVQAGSEIGANTIVNTGAIVEHDCRIGSHVHLSPGSVVSGGCQISDGAFVGAGATIIQGVRVGERAVIAAGAVVIDEVPPGILVKGVPAT, from the coding sequence ATGAAGGAGCGGCTGGTGCTCATAGGGGGCGGAGGCCACGCCAGGGTCCTTATGGAGCTTATATCATCATCTGATGCTTTCGAGGTGGAGGCTGTACTGGACCCCAATCTCGCGCCAGGAACGCTGGTCTTAGATGTCAAGGTCGCCGGAGGTGATGAGCTCATTCCGGGGTTGTTTTCGTGCGGCATACGGAATGCGTGCGTGGCAGTAGGGAGCGTGAAAGACAACTCAAGGCGCGCCTCGATTTTCAAAATGCTCAAGGGGGCCGGATTCAGTCTGCCCCGGCTCATACATCCCAGGGCAATCATATCCGGGAGCGCTGCCATAAACGAGGGCGCGCAGGTCATGGCCGCTGCCACGGTGCAAGCTGGATCCGAAATAGGCGCAAATACCATCGTAAATACCGGCGCAATAGTCGAGCACGACTGCAGGATAGGGAGTCACGTGCACCTCTCTCCGGGCTCGGTAGTCTCTGGCGGGTGCCAAATAAGTGATGGCGCGTTCGTGGGAGCGGGGGCGACGATTATCCAGGGGGTTAGGGTCGGGGAGCGCGCGGTAATCGCGGCCGGGGCGGTGGTCATTGATGAGGTGCCGCCAGGCATTCTGGTGAAGGGGGTGCCGGCAACGTGA
- the neuB gene encoding N-acetylneuraminate synthase, translating to MSIFIIGEAGVNHNGSLETALEMVDAAFEAGADAVKFQTFCAERVVTRRAEKADYQVKTTDEGPQLDMLRRYELDKKMHIRLIERCRERGIRFLSTPFDLESIDLLSGLGLDILKVPSGEITNLPYLKKVGGLGKEVLVSTGMSEMDEVREAIEALADAGTPRERITALHCNSEYPTPMEDANLRAMAALREALKIKVGYSDHTPGIEAALAAAALGAEVIEKHFTLDKGMEGPDHNASLEPGELKAMVSGIRKIEEALGDGIKRPSRSEAANRAFLRKSIVAARAIRKGEMLSKDNLTVKRPGSGISPMLWDRVVGAAAVRDFAPDELIEAEV from the coding sequence GTGAGCATATTCATAATAGGGGAGGCCGGAGTCAACCATAACGGTAGCCTTGAGACGGCGCTTGAAATGGTGGACGCGGCTTTCGAGGCCGGGGCGGATGCCGTCAAGTTCCAGACCTTCTGCGCGGAAAGAGTCGTAACGAGACGAGCGGAAAAGGCCGATTATCAGGTGAAGACGACGGACGAGGGACCGCAGCTTGATATGCTCCGCAGATACGAGCTGGATAAGAAAATGCATATCCGTTTGATCGAACGCTGCCGGGAAAGGGGCATAAGGTTCCTTTCGACTCCGTTCGACCTTGAGAGCATAGACCTCCTTTCCGGCCTCGGCCTCGATATCCTCAAGGTGCCTTCCGGAGAGATTACGAACCTGCCATATCTCAAGAAGGTGGGCGGGCTCGGGAAAGAAGTGCTCGTCTCGACAGGCATGTCGGAGATGGATGAGGTAAGGGAGGCGATAGAGGCCCTTGCAGACGCAGGTACCCCGAGGGAGCGCATAACCGCGCTCCACTGCAATAGCGAATATCCGACGCCTATGGAGGATGCGAACCTTCGGGCAATGGCGGCCTTGAGGGAAGCGCTTAAGATAAAGGTGGGGTACTCGGACCACACTCCGGGAATAGAGGCGGCGCTGGCGGCGGCCGCGCTCGGCGCAGAGGTCATAGAGAAGCACTTTACCCTCGATAAGGGGATGGAAGGCCCTGACCACAATGCGTCGCTTGAGCCCGGAGAATTGAAGGCAATGGTTTCAGGCATAAGGAAGATAGAGGAGGCGCTCGGGGACGGCATTAAGAGGCCTTCCCGCTCAGAGGCGGCGAACAGGGCTTTTCTCAGGAAGAGCATAGTCGCAGCCAGGGCCATAAGAAAAGGCGAGATGCTTTCAAAGGATAACCTGACGGTCAAAAGGCCGGGGAGCGGCATAAGTCCAATGCTCTGGGACAGGGTCGTGGGCGCGGCCGCAGTAAGGGACTTCGCCCCTGACGAGCTCATAGAGGCAGAGGTCTGA